TCTTTCGttataatttttttttttaaagCTTCTTGATCTAATatatcaataaagaaaaacaatctttcaattcatcttAATAGATATATCCTCAATCTGGCCCAATTATCGGTTCGCGCTGTTTGCCAGGTGAGCCAAAGAAAGCCAGTACTGTATTCATATTATTCTGTGATTTCATTCTCATCTGCGCTTCTCTTATCTCTTGTAACAGgactcttttttttgttattattttggTTTTCCAATCCTTTGTTACAGGCTGTTTTATAAACACATGGAGCAAGAGGTTAATGGcctgcagcagcagcaacagcaacagcaacagaTGCAAGTACAACGGCATGGCTCTAATGAAAATGCCGCACAACAGACCACTCTGGTTGCGGCTCACTTGCAGGATTTAAGTATGGACGATAGTTGTAACAAACAACGGCATCCTTCACCCCAAATTAGTGGTCAGAACCAGCAGCTGCAACAGCAGCAGTCTAGTAGGAACAGGAAGAGTTCTGTAATTCATGGTAGAAAAGCAGCTAATTACTTGAGAGTGTTCGATGATAAAGACTCAGATGTCTCGATTCCTGATCAAAGCCTAAGGAAGTATTCTGGTGGTGGCTTAGGCTCCAAATCTAATTCAAACTCAAATGAGACAGAGATCGCGCATGGTCCTAAATCGTTTATGAAGGTCAGCGTAGACCAACGACctgttttgaaaaatactaAGTCGACAGATTTGACAGATTTACATGAGCTGGAAGATGTGGATGCGACAGAAGGTGTTGCATTAGAACCAAAAACTTCCGCGTCCGCTATCTACTTAACAGATGAAGATCGTCACATTTTATCCAGTTATAAAGATATCTCTATAATTGATGAGAAAGATAAGACAAGTGTCAATCTCTTTGGCCCGGATGTAGTGGTGCCCCCTATTCATATCGGTGCTGCGAGAAATCACAAGGATGAAGAATATCCAAGGAAGTTAACTAATACAGCTTTAGAACAACAACGGCACGATGAACCGCtgagaattgaaaataagataccaagtttcaattctaaGACAATTCCTGATGAAAGTGCTATCGctgacgatgatgatgacgacgatgttgaagaacacGGTGATTTCCCCTTGGCGGTGGAATTGAAACCTTTCACGAACAAAGTTGGAGGGCACACTGCTATCTTTAAATTCAGTGAAAGAGCCGTCTGCAAAGCTTTGGTTAATACAGAAAATAACTGGTACGAAACCATAGAAAAGGAGCATCAAgaacttcttcaattcatgCCAAGATACATCGGTGTATTGAACGTCAGACAGCATTTCCACACGAAGGAAGATTTCTTAGAAGAAATAGTTAACAATACAACCAAGTTCAAAGcgaataataatactaataCCTCTAATGACAACTCGCATATTTCCAGTAATGATCTGAGGAATGAGAGAACACTTAATGACCAATCTAGAAGCTCATGTAATAGATTAGCATCACCTACATTCTTGTCACGAATGGAAGACATCAAAGAAGGGATTTCTACACTACCGGAAGTAGTGCTAGATGACAACAAGCATATTATACCCAATTCACTGTATCAACAATATTCTTCATCCCGGTCGACTTCAAACTCGCCTTCTAGTGCTCCAATAGATTCATTTTTGTCGTCTCGTTCTTTTGACGGAGGAGAGGTTTTTAAGGGTAATTCCAATCAAGGATCTGGATCAACTAGTGTCAACACAAAATTACAAGAATTGGTGGTCAAAGAAGCTTTCATGAGACGGAAACCCTCGGGTGTATGTTATAGTCCTCGTTCTTCACGTACTAGAACAGGATCTTCCTCGTCTCTAAAGGAATGTAAACACTCgagatcttcttcctcttcttctaataaGAAATCAAGAGGCCTGGGCAACGAACAATATTTACGGCGTAATTCTATGAAGCGAGCAGCCGTATCGACAAATAACGTATTAGATGTGAATCCTAGCAACTTGGAAGATGACGATATTATGTTTAAGTTGGACGATGATGTTCATGAATCAGATGTCAAATCTCCCGAACAACAACAAGGTGCCTTCAACCATGAATCTGTTTCCGTGGAAGAGACTTCGCATACTATTGTCTCTAAATTCATCTTACTCGAAGACTTAACTCGAAAGCTTAAGTGCCCATCagttcttgatttgaaaatgggCACCAGGCAGTATGGAGTTGATGCCAAGAGATCCAAACAGCTGTCACAGCGTGAAAAATGTAAAAAGACTACTTCGAGGAAGCTTGGAGTGAGATTATGTGGGCTAAAGATTTGGGATAAGAAGCATAATTATTACATTACAAGGGATAAGTATTACGGTAGAAAGGTAAGAGTCGGTTGGCAATTTTCTAGAGTGTTAGCAAGATTCTTATACGATGGCGAGTCGAAAAGAAGTATCGTTAAGCAAATTCCTATCTTGATTCAACAATTAGATACTTTATACAGTGAAATCGCGAAGCTGAAATCATACAGATTGTACGGATCATCTTTGCTCTTATTTTACGATGGCGACAACCCTCAGAACAAACGATCTCGGGTGAAGGTAAACATTATAGATTTCGCTAGGTGTGTCACTGATCGTGATATAGAAAAGTCACTAGATCGTTTTAAGATTGCACCTCATTTCCCAAACAGAGAGGATCAGGGATTCCTTCGAGGTATAAAATCCTTGAAGTTCTATCTAGTTcatattt
The genomic region above belongs to Kluyveromyces lactis strain NRRL Y-1140 chromosome B complete sequence and contains:
- the KCS1 gene encoding inositol polyphosphate kinase KCS1 (some similarities with uniprot|Q7LGR2 Saccharomyces cerevisiae YDR017C KCS1 Inositol hexaphosphate kinase phosphorylates inositol hexakisphosphate (InsP6) to diphosphoinositol polyphosphates required for proper vacuole morphology and involved in salt stress response contains two leucine heptad repeats), with translation MEQEVNGLQQQQQQQQQMQVQRHGSNENAAQQTTLVAAHLQDLSMDDSCNKQRHPSPQISGQNQQLQQQQSSRNRKSSVIHGRKAANYLRVFDDKDSDVSIPDQSLRKYSGGGLGSKSNSNSNETEIAHGPKSFMKVSVDQRPVLKNTKSTDLTDLHELEDVDATEGVALEPKTSASAIYLTDEDRHILSSYKDISIIDEKDKTSVNLFGPDVVVPPIHIGAARNHKDEEYPRKLTNTALEQQRHDEPLRIENKIPSFNSKTIPDESAIADDDDDDDVEEHGDFPLAVELKPFTNKVGGHTAIFKFSERAVCKALVNTENNWYETIEKEHQELLQFMPRYIGVLNVRQHFHTKEDFLEEIVNNTTKFKANNNTNTSNDNSHISSNDLRNERTLNDQSRSSCNRLASPTFLSRMEDIKEGISTLPEVVLDDNKHIIPNSLYQQYSSSRSTSNSPSSAPIDSFLSSRSFDGGEVFKGNSNQGSGSTSVNTKLQELVVKEAFMRRKPSGVCYSPRSSRTRTGSSSSLKECKHSRSSSSSSNKKSRGLGNEQYLRRNSMKRAAVSTNNVLDVNPSNLEDDDIMFKLDDDVHESDVKSPEQQQGAFNHESVSVEETSHTIVSKFILLEDLTRKLKCPSVLDLKMGTRQYGVDAKRSKQLSQREKCKKTTSRKLGVRLCGLKIWDKKHNYYITRDKYYGRKVRVGWQFSRVLARFLYDGESKRSIVKQIPILIQQLDTLYSEIAKLKSYRLYGSSLLLFYDGDNPQNKRSRVKVNIIDFARCVTDRDIEKSLDRFKIAPHFPNREDQGFLRGIKSLKFYLVHIWNFLTNDAAMVQHGEQLTQFLEDNIDKFNSNWDWLDEYDKEDDAEACNAESPLRVKWRKYELIFDIEPRYADDEVSD